The region AGCTTGGAATGGGGGCAGCAAATGGTTCGCTCACCTCCAGAACTTTTTTGGATCTTCCACCAGTGATAGTGTGTCGTCCTGCTGGCAGGATGATGAAATGCGAGCCAGCGAAGCGTGCCTATCGATACATCCAGTGCATCTGCAAGATCCGCAGGTGAGGAAAGAAGGGGAAGTCTACAGGCTTGCAATCTTTCGATATTGGATCGGCGGTCTGCGAGACCCTTCGATACGCCACGTCCTAAAAAAACGATGTCTGTTGCTTTCCGTTTCGCAACGGCTTCCTCGTGAGCCTGTTTGCGTTGCTCGGCAAGTCGCTTGAGTTCAGCTTTACGTGCCGCTTGGGCATCCCTCGACGATTGAACGGCTTGTTGGCCTGCAGCTTGAATCGCGTAGTAGTCGGTTCGGAACTGCGACATCTGCTCGCCGACATCGTGGATCTCAGCAAGTTCCTCCGCCGTAATTAGCCCCATGCCGACCATTGTCTGATCGATTACGCGAATGCGCGGGAGCGAAACAGAAGGAATCACGTTTAGAGGGTCAAAGTAGGCTGTCTTCCAACTTGGGTCAGACGTCGCTTCCAATGCGTCGTCGTGCGAAATCGGCTGAAAGCGAGATGCGTCCAACCCAGATAGTTCACTTTCAGGGGGAGGACTTGGCGACGATGTCGTCGGACGCGATGCGGCAGGACTAAATTCAGACGCCTGACCGCTTTCTGATGGTGGAGACAAGTTTCGCTGTTCAACCGACGATGGATTGTCCGCGGTTGATTTTGACTGAGTGGCAGAATGAGATTCATCGAATCCAAACAGTCGTTTCAGATTTTGAAAAAATCCCATGATGAGAAATATGACCGGAGCGGGTGACGAAACAACTTCACGTCTGCGGACCGAGGTCGTTCACCAAGGCCACCACTACCAGGTAGTGTGTCAAAAGCCTCGGCTTGTCCTGGTTGACGCACTACCTGGTAGTGGTGGCCAAACGAACAACGACCTTGGGGAAGAATGGGAAGCAAAACTCGACCGCGGCGGATCGCCGCAGCAAGGTAGTCTTGAATCGTCACCTCGCTCCCGTCATGAATCCTTAGTTTGTAGGAGTTAATGGTTGTGATTTCAATAGTTGAATTGGTGGCTAAGTAAGAACGAATTAAATTTGTTCCGATGTCCACCGATGAAAAATGGTTTAAGCCGACACTTGTCGCTGGTTATGAATCATTCGCAATGCCTGAATATGTCGACAGGGACCATTTCGAATTCCGGATTTGCGATGCCAGCCACAAATGCACTTTCCGCGGCGTGTTATTCCATCTCCATCAATCAATGTCTCGCAGTCAATTCCGTCTACTCTTCCAATTAAAATTGTCCCGCTACGTGGACCCACCATCGCTTCGCGAATTCGAGCCTTTTTAGACTTTGCCAATTCTTCAGCAGCTCGTAATTCGGGGTGAGGAGGAGCGATCTCCTTATCTGAAAGCGGAAGTGGCAAAATGCTTCTCCAGCGATACAGACCAGCATGCAAGTCAAAGATCACTTGCCCCCGCAAAGCTAATTCGTTGAGTGCAGAAGTTGTCACCTCTTTGGATAAATAAGCACTGCCCACAACTGTTTCAAGCGATGCGGCCCCTCGAATACTCAACGTCTCGGCAATAGAAGCGACGGCGGTCGGTCGTGCTTTTTCCTGCGGCATTAGCATGTCAATCGCGCTTCCTGCCGACCAGTCATTGGTCGTCCAACCACTGAGACCTAACGTCAAACGCATAGCTCCCATGCGAACAACCCAAAAACTAGGGAGCCCGGTTCCTAGCAAATACACGTCCACTTTGTCAGCAATTGGTAGTAGGCGCGATAAAGTTAAAAGTCTGCGACGTCCCCAGATTCGGATCGGTTCACATGGGGGGCCGTCGTAGATTGCACCGTTGGCCTCGATCGGCTTTTCCCAAGGTTCAAGCACAAGTCGCGGTGTTTGGCCGGGCGTCAACTCAAATCGAATCGCTCGCGGGCTTGCACGTGCCTTATTTCGCTTAATAAATGCCAAGAGCGAATATACGGCTGCTACCGGGAGAGAAACCTTCCGCATTGGCATCGCCATGGCTGATTGCAAGCGAACGAATCCGCTTAGCCATCCATCGGGCAACTCAATCTTTTCTTCACGATGCTGATCTCCGCCTGCTTCCGTAGAAACTTCAAACGCAGTTGGATCAATTTGAAATCGAGTTTGCCGATAGGTTCGCAGGGATTGAAAACTGTCATAGAGGTCCCACGAGTAATCTACATTGGTTGTGCCAAGTTGGGTCTGACCTGATTCGCCGAAGCCATCGCCTCTATCAACCGTTAGGCATCCGTAGCTCGATTGATCTACTGAGAAGCATTCAAAAAACACGACATCATCCGCCACGGTGATCACCGGGTCATACGGCATCAAGCGTCGCCATAGCTCTTTATTTTCTTTTCTAAGCTGGCGATCTAGAGATTTGCGAGCAGCCCAATATTTCTTTAGTGCGGCCGTATGAGCTGTTTTAAGTTCCGATGATGGCTTATCGACGTTGCCTTGCCGAATGGCCTCTCGTTTTTCATCGATCGCAGATCGTCGAATCACCTGTTCGAGTTTACGCTGATCGGCTTGCCATTGTTGATAGGAGGACTTATCACGCGGCTCAAATCGCAGATCATTAATGACTACATCGTGCAAAGCACTGATTGCCTCACGGAACTCGAGCGGCCGTTTTAAGGCAGCATCGAACGCAACTTGTTCCCTGACTAAATTAGGCGCCAATTGAAGAAGCTTTGCTCCCCCGGAGACGTCGAATATCCCACTCCGACCGGCATACTTCATACTTACGTTCATTTCCATGTTCCCCTAAATTTCGTGTTCCTAACTCAACGACGGAACAATGAAACTATTCCTGCCACTGCCATTCCGAAATAACGCCTTCAACCTGGGCTGCCAAAGTGGGATGCTGGCTGATGATCGTTGCTAGTCCGGATAAACCGGCAGCCTTTTCGGGATCACGGATGGAACGTGCTGCGATTGCCAATACGGGGATTACAACGTCGGACTTCTCAGGATTACGGATTGCAAGGGCCGACAGTTGATTAATGGCTTTCGGCTTATTGCGTGAACCTCGATTGACACAAAGAACAACTGCAGAAAGGATTCGTACGTATTGATCGACGGAGATCGACTCGTCTATCTGCTCTGGAGTTTTATCCAGGAAATCCCCAAGCAAATCGAGCAACGAAAACCTTACTTCATCGTAGGGAGTTTCAATGAGCCTGAGCCAAAGATGAGGATCATGTTGCGTTGGTAATGTTTGATCCGATATTTTCGACGTCAGAACACTAGTCAGCCACTGACAAGCAGAAAAACGAATCGCCGCAGACTTAGCGTCAAAGAACTCCGACAAATATTCCGCTGAGTATCGCTCTGGCTGTGTCAGTTCGACGATGGCCCAGTCGGCAATCGCGTTCGCTTCCCATTCACATCGTGCCGAAGCAAGTCTGCGCAAATGGTCGGTACTTAGCGGATGCTGTTCATGCCGTTGTTGGAGCCAAGCTAGACCCAGTTTTGCAATGGAAGCAGGACGAGCAGTCGTTAAATCAACGAGTTGTTCATCACTCAGGCGAGCAGGGTCAATACTGCTTTTCATTGCCTCACAGATGATTGGAAGAACAGAAAACTCGGCACCATCTAACAGACTCAGCCAAGTTGCGATGTCGACTTTAGACAACGATCGATGTTTTTGAAATAGCTCGACCGCGAACTCTGCGACCGTTGCGTTCCCACTAGAAAGCAGTGGAATCAACTCATGAATTGAAACATTTTCCAGCCACGCTCCGTGAACATTGCGAAGCATCTCGATTGTCCACATTCGCACGAATTGACTTCGAGCATTCGCCAATAGGTTCCAGAGTTTCGAAGCAGTTGAGCTTATCGTCCATGCTTCCGGCCGGTAAGGCGCGGCTTTCAAAGTTGCCAGCGATTGGCCACGAACAATATTGGTATGAGATTCGGTAAAAGAAATCTCCGGTGCGCAAAAATAACACGCGTGCATCAACGACCAGTTGTCGAGGATCGCTTCTCCTGAATCAAAAAACGAATCTTCGTAAAGTGCCAATGCTGATGTGATCGCCTCGACATAACGTTCGCTATCTTGATACGCCATGAACCGGAAGTGGCGCCAGATACGTCTTCGCAAATAGAATCGGGTTCTTTGCGAGAACAACCGGTTGCGGGCACGATTCCGAATATCAGGTAGAGATACGCGTACTTTACGTCCGAGGTAAGTGTATTCTTGAAAGCGATTAGTTTGATCACGAACGGTTTTGTTGGGGCAAGCGAATAAATACTCACGAACAAAGGACTGTCGCACGCGATAGCTATACGAATAGGTCTTAATTCGACTACGACGAACTAATCTATCCAGCATGACCATGTGATGAATCAGTAGCTCATCGTCCCCTTTTTCTAGGGCTGACTTCATTGTCTGCTTAACAACGACTTCATGCCCGGGAAAATTGAGCGGTAACTGCAAGTAGCGCAACAACTGCTTGCGGGCCCATGGACGCTGATCAACGATCCATTGATTCGAGAAGGTTTTAAGGAACTGATAAGAGTCGAACTGAATGAAGATATCGAGAAAGCGATCGTCTTCGCTTGCGAATAATTCCTCCAGCAATATCTTCGATGGCCGGGAGTTACCAGACGCGATGCTTTCCGCCATTTACGATTCATCCATGGTTCGAGAAGAGTGGCAATGGAACTAGCATACCGAAAAGAATTCCGGAATCCAGCAACAACTTAAATCTTGGGTATATCCCCAGTACATTGCCTCAGAGTAACTCGATGGGATGTAGAGACGCCTGCCGTTTTGATTACT is a window of Bremerella sp. TYQ1 DNA encoding:
- a CDS encoding metal-binding protein; translated protein: MNVSMKYAGRSGIFDVSGGAKLLQLAPNLVREQVAFDAALKRPLEFREAISALHDVVINDLRFEPRDKSSYQQWQADQRKLEQVIRRSAIDEKREAIRQGNVDKPSSELKTAHTAALKKYWAARKSLDRQLRKENKELWRRLMPYDPVITVADDVVFFECFSVDQSSYGCLTVDRGDGFGESGQTQLGTTNVDYSWDLYDSFQSLRTYRQTRFQIDPTAFEVSTEAGGDQHREEKIELPDGWLSGFVRLQSAMAMPMRKVSLPVAAVYSLLAFIKRNKARASPRAIRFELTPGQTPRLVLEPWEKPIEANGAIYDGPPCEPIRIWGRRRLLTLSRLLPIADKVDVYLLGTGLPSFWVVRMGAMRLTLGLSGWTTNDWSAGSAIDMLMPQEKARPTAVASIAETLSIRGAASLETVVGSAYLSKEVTTSALNELALRGQVIFDLHAGLYRWRSILPLPLSDKEIAPPHPELRAAEELAKSKKARIREAMVGPRSGTILIGRVDGIDCETLIDGDGITRRGKCICGWHRKSGIRNGPCRHIQALRMIHNQRQVSA